One window of the Acidimicrobiia bacterium genome contains the following:
- a CDS encoding D-alanine--D-alanine ligase family protein encodes MASVLLLFGGRSSEHEVSCESARSVHDALVGAGHRVIPVGIDRDGRWHLVDASHRPLRAEGRPVSLRVPEGVLAVADERIGFDVVFPVLHGPMGEDGTVQGLFDICDAPYVGCDVRASAVCMDKDLTKRLVAGEGIATPRWRTVTRRMWDEDPGGTIDAIASALPFPMFVKPSAQGSSVGISKVSDADSLSAGILLALRYDSKVVVEEAIVGREIEVAVLDGPRASLPGEILLEADWYTYDAKYADDSSECVAPAGLPDDQTLEVRSIAEAVFSLLGLSGLARIDFFLDATTGKFLFNEANTMPGFTSISGFPKMWLASGLTYEGLCSHLIDAAIEAHAQRSTLAIR; translated from the coding sequence ATGGCCAGTGTCCTCCTTCTCTTCGGCGGCCGATCCTCCGAACACGAGGTTTCTTGCGAATCAGCCCGTTCGGTGCACGACGCCCTCGTCGGTGCAGGGCACCGCGTCATCCCGGTGGGAATCGATCGGGATGGGAGGTGGCACCTCGTCGATGCCTCTCATCGACCGTTGCGAGCCGAAGGTAGGCCGGTGTCACTGCGGGTCCCCGAAGGGGTCCTCGCGGTTGCAGATGAAAGGATCGGCTTTGATGTCGTGTTCCCGGTGCTGCACGGTCCCATGGGTGAGGACGGGACGGTGCAGGGGCTGTTCGACATCTGCGATGCCCCCTATGTCGGCTGCGATGTGAGGGCGAGTGCGGTGTGCATGGACAAGGACCTCACCAAGCGTCTCGTCGCCGGTGAGGGCATCGCGACGCCGCGGTGGCGAACGGTCACGCGCCGCATGTGGGATGAGGATCCCGGAGGGACCATCGATGCGATCGCATCGGCATTGCCCTTCCCGATGTTCGTCAAGCCGTCGGCACAGGGATCGTCAGTCGGCATCTCGAAGGTATCCGATGCCGATTCGCTGTCCGCGGGCATCCTTCTGGCGCTTCGGTACGACTCGAAGGTCGTCGTTGAGGAAGCGATTGTCGGAAGGGAGATCGAAGTCGCCGTCCTCGATGGCCCGAGAGCCTCTCTCCCCGGGGAGATCCTCCTTGAGGCGGACTGGTATACCTACGACGCGAAGTACGCAGACGACTCGAGCGAATGCGTCGCGCCTGCTGGCCTCCCTGACGATCAGACCCTCGAGGTTCGGTCGATTGCTGAGGCCGTGTTCTCGCTACTCGGTCTTTCGGGGCTCGCTCGGATCGATTTCTTCCTCGATGCAACGACCGGGAAGTTCCTGTTCAACGAGGCGAACACGATGCCGGGATTCACCTCGATCTCGGGATTCCCCAAGATGTGGCTCGCGTCGGGACTCACCTACGAAGGACTGT